A section of the Acipenser ruthenus chromosome 39, fAciRut3.2 maternal haplotype, whole genome shotgun sequence genome encodes:
- the LOC117397473 gene encoding uncharacterized protein NKAPD1-like isoform X1 produces the protein MSRVPVGKVLLRNVIRHTDAHNKIQEESEMWKMREMEKQTPVIQQKRQPTKLAPDFGRFASFCSATMCKMRSDSFHEETHSERRGAPAGHTSEQDRREAKHWTKKLYDFEAGDPNRWGHSGFRELYPEEFHTHSDSSNSDEKNDRKKKKTLQRSKTLQQHTGKRKRSKKSNKKQKKQSSKKRKRKKGEDSNSPSDQTSSDESDGEKRRARRKRKRTKKKKSSEGKEESSEDSDSDTSSSSESEPRDERKKRKRKRRRGESEQGSDGRKSKHKNWKLTTEEDEHS, from the exons ATGTCTCGGGTTCCTGTGGGAAAGGTCCTGCTGCGGAATGTCATCCGCCACACAGACGCTCATAACAAG ATTCAAGAGGAGTCTGAGATGTGGAAAATGAGGGAGATGGAGAAGCAAACGCCAGTGATCCAGCAGAAACGGCAGCCAACAAAACTCGCTCCTGATTTTGGCAGGTTTGCCTCCTTTTGTAGCGCGACAAT GTGTAAGATGCGCTCTGACAGTTTTCATGAAGAGACCCACAGTGAGAGAAGGGGAGCCCCAGCAGGTCACACCTCTGAGCAGGACCGCAGGGAGGCCAAACACTGGACCAAGAAACTCTATGACTTTGAGGCCGGCGACCCCAACAG gtGGGGGCACAGTGGATTCAGGGAGCTCTATCCTGAGGAGtttcacacacacag cgACAGCTCGAACAGTGATGAGAAAAAcgacagaaagaaaaagaaaacattgcagcGTTCAAAAACATTGCAGCAACACACCGGGAAGCGCAAACGATCCAAGAAATCAAATAAGAAACAGAAAAAGCAATCCAGCAAAAAACGGAAAAGAAAGAAGGGAGAGGACAGCAACTCACCCAGCGACCAGACAAGCTCAGACGAGAGTGACGGAGAAAAGAGGAGAGCCAGGAGGAAACGGAAAAGAACCAAGAAAAAGAAATCATCCGAGGGCAAGGAGGAGTCATCCGAGGACAGCGATTCAGACACCAGCAGCTCATCGGAGAGCGAGCCCAGGGACGAGAGAAAGAAACGAAAGAGAAAGCgccggagaggagagagtgaacAAGGAAGTGATGGCAGGAAAAGCAAGCATAAGAACTGGAAGCTAACCACAGAGGAGGATGAACACAGCTAA
- the LOC117397473 gene encoding uncharacterized protein NKAPD1-like isoform X3 produces MSRVPVGKVLLRNVIRHTDAHNKIQEESEMWKMREMEKQTPVIQQKRQPTKLAPDFGVRCALTVFMKRPTVREGEPQQVTPLSRTAGRPNTGPRNSMTLRPATPTGGGTVDSGSSILRSFTHTATARTVMRKTTERKRKHCSVQKHCSNTPGSANDPRNQIRNRKSNPAKNGKERRERTATHPATRQAQTRVTEKRGEPGGNGKEPRKRNHPRARRSHPRTAIQTPAAHRRASPGTRERNERESAGEERVNKEVMAGKASIRTGS; encoded by the exons ATGTCTCGGGTTCCTGTGGGAAAGGTCCTGCTGCGGAATGTCATCCGCCACACAGACGCTCATAACAAG ATTCAAGAGGAGTCTGAGATGTGGAAAATGAGGGAGATGGAGAAGCAAACGCCAGTGATCCAGCAGAAACGGCAGCCAACAAAACTCGCTCCTGATTTTG GTGTAAGATGCGCTCTGACAGTTTTCATGAAGAGACCCACAGTGAGAGAAGGGGAGCCCCAGCAGGTCACACCTCTGAGCAGGACCGCAGGGAGGCCAAACACTGGACCAAGAAACTCTATGACTTTGAGGCCGGCGACCCCAACAG gtGGGGGCACAGTGGATTCAGGGAGCTCTATCCTGAGGAGtttcacacacacag cgACAGCTCGAACAGTGATGAGAAAAAcgacagaaagaaaaagaaaacattgcagcGTTCAAAAACATTGCAGCAACACACCGGGAAGCGCAAACGATCCAAGAAATCAAATAAGAAACAGAAAAAGCAATCCAGCAAAAAACGGAAAAGAAAGAAGGGAGAGGACAGCAACTCACCCAGCGACCAGACAAGCTCAGACGAGAGTGACGGAGAAAAGAGGAGAGCCAGGAGGAAACGGAAAAGAACCAAGAAAAAGAAATCATCCGAGGGCAAGGAGGAGTCATCCGAGGACAGCGATTCAGACACCAGCAGCTCATCGGAGAGCGAGCCCAGGGACGAGAGAAAGAAACGAAAGAGAAAGCgccggagaggagagagtgaacAAGGAAGTGATGGCAGGAAAAGCAAGCATAAGAACTGGAAGCTAA
- the LOC117397473 gene encoding uncharacterized protein NKAPD1-like isoform X2 → MSRVPVGKVLLRNVIRHTDAHNKIQEESEMWKMREMEKQTPVIQQKRQPTKLAPDFGRCKMRSDSFHEETHSERRGAPAGHTSEQDRREAKHWTKKLYDFEAGDPNRWGHSGFRELYPEEFHTHSDSSNSDEKNDRKKKKTLQRSKTLQQHTGKRKRSKKSNKKQKKQSSKKRKRKKGEDSNSPSDQTSSDESDGEKRRARRKRKRTKKKKSSEGKEESSEDSDSDTSSSSESEPRDERKKRKRKRRRGESEQGSDGRKSKHKNWKLTTEEDEHS, encoded by the exons ATGTCTCGGGTTCCTGTGGGAAAGGTCCTGCTGCGGAATGTCATCCGCCACACAGACGCTCATAACAAG ATTCAAGAGGAGTCTGAGATGTGGAAAATGAGGGAGATGGAGAAGCAAACGCCAGTGATCCAGCAGAAACGGCAGCCAACAAAACTCGCTCCTGATTTTGGCAG GTGTAAGATGCGCTCTGACAGTTTTCATGAAGAGACCCACAGTGAGAGAAGGGGAGCCCCAGCAGGTCACACCTCTGAGCAGGACCGCAGGGAGGCCAAACACTGGACCAAGAAACTCTATGACTTTGAGGCCGGCGACCCCAACAG gtGGGGGCACAGTGGATTCAGGGAGCTCTATCCTGAGGAGtttcacacacacag cgACAGCTCGAACAGTGATGAGAAAAAcgacagaaagaaaaagaaaacattgcagcGTTCAAAAACATTGCAGCAACACACCGGGAAGCGCAAACGATCCAAGAAATCAAATAAGAAACAGAAAAAGCAATCCAGCAAAAAACGGAAAAGAAAGAAGGGAGAGGACAGCAACTCACCCAGCGACCAGACAAGCTCAGACGAGAGTGACGGAGAAAAGAGGAGAGCCAGGAGGAAACGGAAAAGAACCAAGAAAAAGAAATCATCCGAGGGCAAGGAGGAGTCATCCGAGGACAGCGATTCAGACACCAGCAGCTCATCGGAGAGCGAGCCCAGGGACGAGAGAAAGAAACGAAAGAGAAAGCgccggagaggagagagtgaacAAGGAAGTGATGGCAGGAAAAGCAAGCATAAGAACTGGAAGCTAACCACAGAGGAGGATGAACACAGCTAA